Proteins from one Entomospira culicis genomic window:
- a CDS encoding Crp/Fnr family transcriptional regulator codes for MLFSLEIIQILKQNIVFNQFNSEELGEIFSLLNVKQKKYAKDQIILQQGDPLNYIGILISGKLMLYHTICEETPRLLNVIHPAQMLGEAFVITGKHISQVTIKSQQKSNILWMNYHPTNSTTSPIQKDLIARYHQYLTKSLAEKIIFLQKKLYVLAQPTLKMSMITLLQFYYCGEDWITLPFKTHEELADYLSVNRSFLSRLLNAMERDNIFNREKNKYKLNTKFLM; via the coding sequence ATGTTGTTTTCTTTAGAAATAATACAAATCCTTAAGCAAAATATTGTTTTTAACCAATTTAATAGCGAAGAATTAGGAGAAATTTTTTCATTGCTAAACGTAAAACAAAAAAAGTACGCTAAAGATCAAATAATTTTACAGCAAGGCGATCCACTAAATTACATCGGGATTCTTATCAGTGGCAAACTCATGCTTTACCACACAATATGCGAAGAGACACCACGGTTACTTAATGTTATTCATCCCGCACAGATGCTAGGCGAAGCCTTTGTGATTACCGGAAAACATATAAGTCAAGTTACAATAAAGTCCCAACAAAAAAGTAATATTTTATGGATGAATTATCATCCAACCAATTCCACAACATCACCCATACAGAAAGATCTCATTGCGCGATATCACCAATATCTAACAAAATCTCTTGCTGAAAAAATTATTTTTTTACAAAAAAAACTTTACGTTTTAGCACAACCAACATTAAAAATGTCAATGATTACACTTTTGCAATTTTATTATTGTGGAGAAGATTGGATTACTTTACCTTTTAAAACGCATGAGGAGTTAGCTGATTATTTATCTGTCAATAGATCCTTTTTATCTCGACTACTCAATGCAATGGAAAGAGATAATATTTTTAATAGAGAAAAAAATAAATATAAATTAAATACAAAATTTTTAATGTAA
- a CDS encoding tetratricopeptide repeat protein, whose product MQRDNPPKLAEGHALYADKEYAKAVVCYREALAQQFDVKAWYNLAYALVQLGEYAEAITEYEKIVADNEACLSCWENLAYCYTQVEAYQQAIVIYERLANLQPELGRWYHYIGRMYFYLQEYDQAIGYFEQAIARDPDEVVNMAMLGRSLDLAGRSSQGVAWSKKALALDKDCLPAYYHLSSWYYRQGDYVQALPYYQELLRLVPDDVVALVDMGYVLMRLGHLEEGLSAYQEALRLEPTNTQALNNIGYYYTHPRVNQVAQALSYYEKSFALDPNNVPAMAGLAWCYNEEGNHPQAIALYQRALSIEPENINVIFHLANSLRDSEEYTEAIPYFQQVLASDDADDEMKELARSNVGNCYYNLERYDEAIAYYQQAIAIDAEYFYALYNLARLYKELGRYREAIDYYERALAVEPEDVDILYSLGWVLYRDQSFDASVETYHQLISLDPKHLDGLNMLGILYAMAMRYDEAIAYYQRALAVDPQYRYALHNLAGTYYRLGRYTEAIIYLERLLAIDPDDSEAQRLLAECQILLKK is encoded by the coding sequence ATGCAAAGGGATAATCCACCAAAGTTAGCAGAAGGGCATGCACTTTATGCAGATAAGGAGTATGCCAAGGCGGTGGTCTGTTATCGGGAGGCTCTGGCGCAACAGTTTGATGTGAAAGCGTGGTATAATCTTGCTTATGCGTTGGTTCAATTGGGCGAGTATGCCGAGGCGATTACCGAATATGAGAAGATTGTGGCAGATAACGAGGCATGCTTGAGTTGTTGGGAGAATCTGGCGTACTGTTATACGCAGGTGGAAGCGTATCAACAGGCGATTGTGATCTACGAACGTTTAGCGAACCTCCAGCCAGAGTTGGGGCGTTGGTATCACTATATTGGCAGAATGTACTTTTATCTGCAGGAGTATGACCAAGCCATTGGTTATTTCGAGCAAGCTATAGCACGAGATCCTGATGAAGTGGTCAATATGGCGATGTTAGGGCGTAGCTTAGATTTAGCTGGACGATCGTCGCAAGGGGTGGCTTGGAGCAAAAAGGCGCTTGCCTTAGATAAGGATTGCCTGCCTGCTTACTATCACTTAAGCTCTTGGTATTATCGTCAGGGCGACTACGTGCAAGCTCTGCCCTATTATCAGGAGTTACTTAGACTTGTTCCCGATGATGTGGTCGCACTTGTCGATATGGGCTATGTATTGATGCGCCTAGGGCATCTTGAGGAGGGTCTATCTGCCTATCAAGAGGCGTTACGCTTAGAGCCTACAAATACGCAAGCGCTCAATAATATTGGATACTATTATACCCACCCTCGGGTGAATCAAGTGGCGCAGGCGCTTTCTTACTATGAGAAATCCTTTGCGTTAGACCCCAATAATGTCCCGGCAATGGCAGGATTGGCTTGGTGTTATAATGAAGAGGGCAATCATCCGCAGGCAATTGCGCTCTACCAGCGGGCGCTTAGCATCGAGCCAGAGAATATTAATGTCATCTTTCATTTAGCGAATTCCTTGCGAGATAGTGAAGAGTATACCGAGGCGATACCCTATTTTCAGCAGGTGCTTGCCTCGGATGATGCTGATGATGAGATGAAGGAGCTGGCGCGCTCTAACGTAGGTAACTGCTACTATAATCTTGAGCGTTATGACGAGGCGATAGCTTATTATCAGCAAGCCATAGCGATCGATGCGGAATATTTTTATGCATTGTATAATCTCGCTAGGCTCTATAAAGAGTTAGGTAGGTATCGCGAGGCGATTGATTATTACGAGCGTGCCTTAGCGGTTGAGCCAGAGGATGTGGATATCTTATATAGTCTTGGTTGGGTGCTCTATCGTGATCAGTCATTTGATGCGTCGGTGGAGACCTACCATCAGCTTATCAGCCTCGATCCAAAGCATCTTGATGGCTTGAACATGTTAGGTATTCTCTATGCTATGGCCATGAGGTACGATGAGGCGATAGCCTATTATCAGCGAGCGCTGGCCGTTGATCCGCAATATAGATATGCTCTGCATAACTTAGCGGGTACCTATTATCGCTTAGGGCGCTACACCGAGGCTATCATCTATTTAGAGCGATTATTGGCGATTGATCCCGACGATAGCGAGGCACAAAGATTGCTGGCAGAGTGTCAAATATTATTAAAAAAATAG
- a CDS encoding aspartate/glutamate racemase family protein, protein MRKIGLLGGMSWESTLVYYKLINEAVAKELGGLHSAKILLSSVDFAEIAELQARGDWQKSGEILAEEASLLAQAGADVIAICTNTMHKVAPRVSAQLSIPLLHIAQASADKLLAEGVSRVLLLGTKYTMTQDFYREALEQAGLTVFVPSAEQMDVVHHIIYTELCLGMIQASSRKQLQDLIEQMRPQGVQGVLLACTELGLLLSPQDVSIPLFDTTVIHAQAIATYALEKKA, encoded by the coding sequence ATGAGGAAGATTGGTCTGTTGGGTGGCATGAGTTGGGAGAGTACGTTGGTTTATTACAAGTTGATTAACGAGGCGGTGGCAAAGGAGTTGGGTGGGCTTCATTCGGCGAAGATTTTGCTCTCTAGTGTCGATTTTGCCGAGATTGCCGAGCTTCAAGCGCGGGGGGATTGGCAAAAGAGTGGAGAAATCCTTGCCGAAGAAGCTAGCCTCTTGGCGCAGGCTGGTGCTGATGTTATTGCGATATGTACGAATACCATGCATAAGGTTGCACCGAGAGTTAGCGCGCAACTATCGATTCCGCTGTTACATATTGCGCAAGCCAGCGCCGACAAGCTCTTAGCCGAGGGGGTTTCGCGGGTGCTCTTGTTGGGTACGAAGTACACCATGACGCAAGATTTTTATCGCGAGGCATTGGAGCAGGCAGGGCTTACGGTTTTTGTGCCGTCAGCCGAGCAGATGGACGTGGTGCATCATATTATCTATACCGAGCTTTGTCTTGGGATGATCCAAGCGTCTTCGCGTAAGCAACTGCAAGATCTGATTGAGCAGATGCGTCCGCAGGGGGTGCAAGGCGTGTTACTGGCATGTACCGAGCTTGGCTTATTGCTATCTCCCCAAGACGTATCGATACCACTGTTTGATACCACGGTTATCCATGCGCAGGCGATTGCCACCTACGCGCTGGAGAAGAAAGCTTAA
- the hcp gene encoding hydroxylamine reductase, with amino-acid sequence MFCFQCEQTATNGCKTVGVCGKDDLLANKQDELLATAIMLAKEYCDAPNPEVSALLQDALFVTVTNVSFDKQHVEDWINLLKRYSHNMDNTFSMTEIWQASEDERSLKSLLIFGLKGLAAYAHHARVLGMSDQEVDHFFYEALAILPESLSLDQLLGLNLKCGEVNLRCMQLLDQGHYEHFGHPFPASVSMRVEAGPFIVISGHDMQDLYLLLQQTEGKGIAIYTHGEMLPAHGYPKLRAFKHLKGHFGTAWQNQQSEFSHLPAPILFTTNCIMPVKKSYEDRVFTTSLVAYPNMVHIDGKKDFTALIDKALALGGFDDPQLFTGINGGSELTTGFGHHAVNQSMDAVVDAIKAGDLKHIFLVGGCDGAKTGRNYYTQLVQALPKDVLTLTLACGKFRFNDIDFGKIGDLPRLLDVGQCNDAYGAINIALSLSNRLHCSVDELPLTFVLSWYEQKAVVVLLTLLHLNIKNIYLGPTLPLFLSPNVLDVLVQKWQIKAISTVEADLKQMYPQEII; translated from the coding sequence ATGTTCTGTTTTCAATGTGAGCAAACGGCAACAAATGGTTGTAAAACTGTCGGTGTTTGCGGTAAAGATGATTTGTTGGCAAACAAACAAGATGAACTCTTAGCGACAGCGATTATGTTGGCTAAGGAGTATTGTGATGCGCCTAACCCTGAGGTATCTGCATTATTACAAGATGCTCTTTTTGTTACCGTAACTAACGTAAGTTTTGATAAGCAACACGTAGAGGATTGGATCAATTTACTAAAACGTTACAGTCATAATATGGATAATACCTTTTCTATGACCGAAATCTGGCAAGCTTCAGAGGATGAGCGGAGCTTAAAATCGCTCCTTATTTTTGGGTTAAAGGGCTTAGCTGCTTATGCTCATCATGCGCGTGTTCTAGGAATGAGTGATCAGGAAGTAGATCACTTCTTTTACGAGGCACTTGCTATTTTGCCTGAATCACTATCTTTGGATCAACTCTTGGGATTAAATCTTAAATGTGGTGAGGTAAATCTTAGGTGTATGCAGTTATTAGATCAGGGGCATTATGAGCATTTTGGTCACCCTTTCCCAGCAAGCGTATCGATGAGAGTGGAAGCTGGTCCTTTTATTGTTATTAGTGGACATGATATGCAAGATCTTTATCTCCTGTTACAGCAAACAGAAGGCAAAGGTATTGCTATTTATACGCATGGTGAGATGCTACCTGCTCATGGTTATCCTAAGTTGCGTGCTTTTAAGCACCTTAAAGGGCACTTTGGTACGGCTTGGCAAAACCAGCAATCTGAATTCTCTCATTTGCCTGCACCGATTCTTTTTACGACTAATTGTATTATGCCGGTAAAGAAGAGTTATGAAGATAGAGTCTTTACAACTTCGCTCGTTGCTTACCCAAACATGGTGCATATTGATGGTAAAAAGGATTTTACTGCGCTTATTGATAAAGCCTTGGCTTTAGGGGGATTTGATGATCCTCAACTCTTTACGGGTATTAATGGCGGTAGTGAGCTTACTACAGGATTTGGGCATCATGCAGTTAATCAAAGTATGGATGCTGTAGTTGATGCCATTAAAGCCGGTGATTTAAAACATATTTTCTTAGTAGGAGGGTGTGATGGGGCTAAAACAGGACGAAACTATTATACACAACTGGTGCAAGCCTTGCCTAAAGACGTGCTCACCCTTACCTTGGCGTGCGGTAAATTTCGATTTAATGATATAGATTTTGGTAAGATTGGTGATTTACCAAGGCTCTTAGATGTTGGTCAATGTAATGATGCGTATGGTGCGATTAATATTGCCTTAAGTTTATCAAATCGGCTTCATTGTTCGGTTGATGAGCTACCATTAACTTTTGTACTCTCTTGGTATGAACAGAAAGCGGTAGTGGTTCTGTTAACGTTGTTACATTTGAATATTAAAAATATCTATCTTGGTCCCACTTTGCCTCTATTTTTATCTCCTAATGTGTTAGATGTTTTAGTACAAAAGTGGCAAATTAAGGCTATTAGTACAGTAGAAGCGGATTTAAAGCAGATGTATCCTCAAGAGATCATTTAG
- a CDS encoding GNAT family N-acetyltransferase, with amino-acid sequence MNINIRLIEKKDAPALIEVAREAFWNLYRPGAEEHLVVHQMLHHADWVRDVSFLIEVDNAIVGAVFYSKATVELLHGEPLATLAMGPLCILPKLHRQGMGRRLMEHSLAKIKALGYPLIVTLGYDYHYAPYGFVSAKKYGIYLEEGIYYKGLLALDFTQNAGKSYAGKVILSDVFAVDSDALLAFERQFPAKEKAVLPSQARFAQAVVAIDEAEYE; translated from the coding sequence GTGAATATTAATATACGATTAATAGAAAAGAAGGATGCTCCCGCATTGATAGAGGTGGCGCGCGAGGCATTTTGGAATCTCTATCGCCCTGGGGCTGAGGAGCATCTGGTGGTGCACCAAATGTTGCATCATGCCGATTGGGTGCGCGATGTCTCCTTTCTTATCGAGGTGGATAATGCGATCGTCGGCGCGGTCTTTTATAGCAAAGCCACAGTCGAGCTTCTACACGGTGAGCCACTCGCCACCCTAGCAATGGGGCCTCTCTGCATCTTGCCTAAGCTACATCGCCAAGGGATGGGTCGACGGTTGATGGAGCACTCGCTAGCCAAGATCAAAGCGCTGGGCTACCCGCTGATTGTTACACTTGGCTATGACTATCACTATGCACCGTATGGTTTTGTGAGCGCCAAAAAGTACGGTATCTATCTGGAAGAGGGCATCTACTACAAAGGGCTTCTCGCGCTCGATTTTACGCAAAACGCCGGCAAAAGCTACGCGGGGAAAGTGATATTGTCGGATGTGTTTGCGGTAGACTCGGATGCTCTTCTCGCCTTCGAGCGCCAATTTCCTGCCAAAGAGAAGGCGGTTTTACCCAGTCAAGCACGCTTCGCCCAAGCGGTGGTCGCCATCGACGAGGCAGAGTACGAGTAA
- a CDS encoding tetratricopeptide repeat protein, with amino-acid sequence MDCPNIEIVEQMSHQGLLEMAECYAEMGEYRQAIEYYQQGLPLEPENSDVLNKLGVAYYELEAYEEAKEYFLRALSLEPESVKFLRNLGLTYRKLERYEEARDYYQRALAIAPDDSNALNGLGDALYYLNQYEEAKEYFLRALSLEPESAEFLYNVGVVYRELERYDEALLYFQRALAVAPDDVRILNGLGIFYERLTRYDEALAYHERALAVDPDDANTLYHLGTTHYQLEHYDEAIRYFQRALAVDPDDVAILNGLGVTHRELMRYEEAIAYYQQAMAIDAEYFYALYNLARLYEELGRYSEAIAYYERALAVDPDNVDALNELGIVYKKLERYEEAIAYYQRALAVDAEYFYALYNLARLYKELGRYREAIPYYERALAVEPEDVDILYNLGWVLYRDQSFDASVETYHQLISLDPEHLDGLNMLGILYAMAMRYDEAIAYYQRALAVDPQYRYALHNLAGTYYRLGRYAEAIACYEQLVVIDPMNEEAWLTLGSTYTREDRHAEALVAYARWISIEKEDPLICTPVITTEMSPQAWIEAGDCYAMSGFFYPAISAYQQALALAGESSEVLHSVGFVYGWLEMHDEAIAYYQRALAVDPQYRDALYSLASTYYQLGRYAEAIACYEQLVAIEPENSDAATTIVRLRLLMEEKGIGEDDAKG; translated from the coding sequence ATGGATTGTCCAAATATAGAAATTGTCGAGCAGATGTCGCACCAAGGGCTACTGGAGATGGCTGAATGTTATGCCGAAATGGGCGAGTATCGCCAAGCCATCGAATACTATCAACAAGGGCTACCCCTAGAACCAGAGAATAGCGATGTTTTGAACAAATTAGGGGTCGCTTATTATGAACTAGAGGCGTACGAAGAGGCCAAGGAGTATTTTTTACGCGCACTAAGCCTAGAGCCAGAGAGTGTTAAATTTTTGCGTAACCTAGGATTAACTTATAGAAAGTTAGAGCGCTATGAAGAAGCACGCGACTATTATCAGCGTGCCTTGGCCATTGCTCCTGATGATAGCAATGCGTTAAATGGTTTAGGCGATGCCCTTTATTATTTAAATCAGTATGAAGAGGCGAAGGAGTATTTTTTACGCGCACTAAGCCTAGAGCCAGAGAGTGCTGAATTTTTGTACAACGTAGGCGTGGTTTACAGAGAGTTAGAGCGCTACGACGAGGCTCTACTCTATTTTCAGCGAGCGTTGGCGGTTGCGCCTGATGATGTGCGGATTTTAAATGGATTAGGTATTTTTTACGAAAGGCTCACGCGCTATGACGAGGCGCTAGCCTATCACGAGCGAGCGTTAGCCGTTGATCCTGATGATGCAAACACTTTATATCACCTCGGTACTACCCATTATCAGTTAGAGCATTATGATGAAGCGATACGCTATTTTCAGCGAGCCTTAGCCGTTGATCCAGACGATGTGGCTATTTTAAATGGATTAGGCGTTACGCATAGAGAGCTGATGCGTTATGAGGAGGCGATAGCTTATTATCAGCAAGCCATGGCGATCGATGCGGAATATTTTTATGCATTATATAATCTCGCTAGGCTCTATGAAGAGTTAGGTAGGTATAGCGAGGCGATAGCGTATTACGAGCGGGCCTTAGCCGTTGATCCTGATAATGTGGATGCGTTAAACGAATTAGGCATTGTCTATAAAAAGCTAGAGCGTTATGAGGAGGCGATAGCCTATTATCAGCGAGCGTTGGCGGTTGATGCGGAGTATTTTTATGCGTTGTACAATCTCGCTAGGCTCTATAAAGAGTTAGGTAGGTATCGCGAGGCGATACCGTATTACGAGCGTGCCTTAGCGGTTGAGCCAGAGGATGTGGATATCTTATATAATCTTGGTTGGGTGCTCTATCGTGATCAGTCATTTGATGCGTCGGTGGAGACCTACCATCAGCTTATCAGCCTCGATCCAGAGCATCTTGATGGCTTGAACATGTTAGGTATTCTCTATGCTATGGCCATGAGGTACGATGAGGCGATAGCCTATTATCAGCGAGCGCTGGCCGTTGATCCACAATATAGATATGCTCTGCATAACTTAGCAGGCACCTATTATCGCTTAGGGCGCTATGCCGAGGCGATTGCCTGCTATGAGCAACTTGTCGTGATTGACCCGATGAATGAGGAGGCCTGGCTTACTCTAGGCTCTACTTACACGAGGGAAGATCGCCACGCTGAGGCACTGGTTGCTTATGCACGTTGGATCTCTATCGAGAAAGAAGATCCCCTGATCTGCACCCCAGTAATCACCACAGAGATGTCGCCTCAAGCATGGATAGAGGCGGGGGATTGTTATGCGATGAGTGGATTTTTTTACCCCGCCATTAGCGCCTATCAGCAAGCATTAGCCTTAGCTGGAGAGAGCTCCGAAGTTTTGCATAGTGTAGGGTTTGTGTACGGATGGCTAGAGATGCATGATGAAGCAATAGCCTATTATCAGCGAGCGTTGGCAGTTGATCCGCAATATAGAGATGCGCTTTATAGCTTAGCAAGTACCTATTATCAGCTAGGGCGCTATGCCGAGGCGATAGCCTGCTATGAGCAACTTGTAGCAATAGAGCCAGAGAATAGCGATGCTGCAACCACTATTGTAAGGCTTAGGTTGCTTATGGAGGAGAAAGGGATAGGAGAAGACGATGCAAAGGGATAA
- the fusA gene encoding elongation factor G, which translates to MDIAKVRNIGISAHIDSGKTTLSERILFFCNKIHAIHEVRGKDGVGATMDHMELERERGITITSAATNVTWKDYDINLIDTPGHVDFTIEVERALRVLDGAILVLCSVAGVQSQSITVDRQLKRYNVPRLAFVNKCDRVGANPFKVRDQLREKLNLNAHMIQIPIGLEEEHRGVVDLVAMKAYTFNEDGDMTEGDIPAELQADADTYRYDMLDALSMFNDELMELLMEEKEIPEQLIKDTIRKATISREFVPVMLGSAYKNKAIQPLLNAVTYYLPAPNDVENVALDLDQEEKEIVLASDENHKNAVALAFKLDDTQYGQITYIRVYQGKIRKGDELVNARTKKKFKVGRLVRMHSKEMTDITEAPAGDIAALFGIDCASGDTFTSPNINYSMTSMFVPAPVISLSIKPKDSKASDNMAKALNRFTKEDPTFRTYVDPESNETVIQGMGELHLEVYVERMKREYKAEVETGMPQVAYRETITKATPFNYTHKKQTGGAGQYARVAGEMTPLAEGEYQFVNNIKGGVIPTEYVPSCDKGFRSCLGKGSLIGFPIVGVQMMINDGQFHPVDSSDMAFQAAGRGAFREAYMKSSPQVLEPIMKVAVEGPTEFQGSIFGSINQRRGVILGSTEEGVMCRVEAEVPLSEMFGYSTVLRSLTQGKAEFTMEFLKYAKAPNNVTEAMIKEYEAKRKSGDD; encoded by the coding sequence ATGGACATCGCAAAGGTACGAAACATCGGTATTAGTGCGCACATCGATAGTGGTAAGACAACTCTCTCGGAGCGCATTCTCTTTTTTTGTAATAAGATTCACGCCATCCACGAGGTGCGCGGTAAAGACGGCGTGGGCGCCACTATGGATCACATGGAGCTTGAGCGCGAGCGTGGTATTACCATCACCAGCGCTGCCACCAACGTTACTTGGAAGGATTATGACATTAACTTGATCGACACTCCAGGCCACGTCGACTTCACCATCGAGGTTGAGCGCGCGCTTCGGGTTTTAGACGGTGCTATCCTTGTCTTGTGTTCGGTTGCTGGTGTACAGTCGCAATCTATCACCGTAGACCGCCAGCTCAAGCGCTACAATGTACCACGCCTTGCCTTTGTTAATAAGTGCGACCGTGTCGGTGCCAACCCCTTCAAAGTGCGCGATCAGTTGCGTGAAAAGCTCAATCTTAACGCGCATATGATTCAGATTCCTATCGGGCTAGAAGAGGAGCATCGTGGTGTGGTCGACTTGGTTGCCATGAAGGCTTACACTTTTAACGAAGATGGTGATATGACCGAAGGCGATATCCCTGCCGAACTCCAAGCCGATGCTGATACCTATCGCTATGATATGCTTGATGCCTTGAGTATGTTCAACGACGAGCTTATGGAGCTCTTGATGGAAGAGAAAGAGATCCCTGAGCAATTGATCAAAGATACCATCCGCAAGGCGACTATCTCGCGCGAGTTTGTACCGGTGATGCTTGGTTCTGCTTATAAAAACAAAGCGATTCAGCCGTTGCTTAATGCCGTTACCTACTACCTGCCTGCGCCTAACGACGTGGAGAATGTTGCCCTTGATCTCGATCAAGAGGAGAAGGAGATCGTCTTAGCCAGTGATGAGAATCACAAAAATGCGGTAGCCCTCGCCTTTAAGCTTGATGATACCCAGTATGGTCAGATTACTTATATCCGTGTCTACCAAGGAAAAATTCGCAAGGGTGATGAGTTGGTGAATGCCCGTACCAAGAAGAAATTTAAGGTCGGTCGCCTTGTGCGCATGCATAGTAAGGAGATGACTGATATTACCGAAGCTCCCGCTGGTGATATCGCTGCGCTCTTTGGTATTGACTGTGCTTCGGGCGATACCTTTACTTCCCCTAATATCAACTACTCGATGACTAGTATGTTTGTGCCAGCTCCGGTTATCTCGTTGTCGATTAAACCAAAGGATAGCAAGGCCAGCGACAACATGGCTAAGGCGCTCAACCGCTTTACCAAGGAAGATCCTACTTTCCGCACCTATGTCGATCCCGAAAGTAACGAGACGGTTATTCAGGGAATGGGCGAGCTTCACCTTGAGGTGTATGTTGAGCGTATGAAGCGCGAGTACAAGGCCGAGGTGGAGACTGGTATGCCACAGGTTGCCTATCGTGAGACGATTACGAAGGCTACGCCGTTCAATTATACCCACAAGAAGCAGACTGGTGGTGCAGGTCAATACGCGCGTGTTGCCGGTGAGATGACGCCGTTGGCAGAGGGTGAGTATCAATTTGTTAATAATATTAAGGGTGGTGTAATTCCTACCGAATATGTGCCTAGTTGTGATAAAGGTTTCCGTTCGTGCCTTGGTAAGGGCAGCTTAATTGGCTTCCCGATTGTAGGTGTGCAGATGATGATCAATGATGGGCAGTTCCACCCCGTGGACTCTTCGGACATGGCCTTCCAAGCTGCTGGTCGTGGCGCATTCCGTGAAGCATACATGAAATCTTCGCCACAGGTGTTGGAGCCGATCATGAAGGTTGCTGTCGAAGGGCCTACCGAGTTCCAAGGATCGATTTTTGGATCGATTAACCAACGTCGTGGTGTGATTTTAGGCTCTACCGAAGAGGGCGTGATGTGTCGTGTTGAGGCGGAAGTTCCTCTTTCTGAGATGTTTGGTTACTCTACGGTCTTGCGCTCCTTGACGCAAGGTAAGGCTGAGTTCACCATGGAATTCTTAAAGTACGCTAAGGCACCTAATAATGTTACCGAGGCGATGATTAAAGAGTACGAAGCAAAACGCAAATCTGGTGATGACTAG
- the dut gene encoding dUTP diphosphatase has translation MTSHPTIVVHYLGSLDGAPRYASALASGADLQANISEAWILKPQERKLIPTGISLDIPAGYEAQVRSRSGLALHHGVVVLNSPGTIDADYRGEIGVILYNTSEHPFTIEVGMRIAQLVFAPIVVGTFVRLDGLDATVRASSGFGASGLG, from the coding sequence ATGACTAGTCATCCAACGATTGTTGTCCATTACCTAGGTTCCCTTGATGGGGCGCCTAGGTATGCTTCTGCTTTAGCCTCGGGGGCGGATTTACAGGCAAATATTTCAGAAGCTTGGATCTTAAAACCGCAAGAGCGTAAGTTGATTCCTACGGGGATATCGTTAGACATTCCTGCAGGGTATGAGGCGCAGGTGCGTTCGCGTTCGGGATTGGCGCTTCATCATGGCGTGGTTGTGTTAAATAGTCCGGGTACGATTGATGCCGATTATCGCGGAGAGATTGGTGTTATCTTATATAACACTTCGGAACACCCCTTTACGATTGAGGTGGGCATGCGGATTGCACAACTTGTTTTTGCTCCGATTGTCGTGGGGACTTTTGTTCGGCTGGATGGTTTAGATGCAACGGTGCGGGCTAGCTCTGGTTTTGGTGCTAGTGGATTAGGATAG